The sequence below is a genomic window from Neomicrococcus aestuarii.
TGGTATGCGGTGACCTTGCGCTCGTGTTCTTTCATGAGGCGCGAACGCTTCTGAGGTCCGGCCATAACGCGGTCGATTGCCTCGTCCAAAGCACGGTCGTCAATGAGCTGCGCGTTGGAACGAGCCGTCAACAGTGCAGCTTCGTTCAAGACGTTTGCAAGGTCGGCACCGGTGTAGCCGGGAGTGTTCTTGGCAACTGCTTTGAGGTCAACGTTGTTGGCCATCGGCTTACCTTGAGCGTGAACGCGCAAGATCTTCTCGCGGCCGGCAAGGTCCGGTGCTTCAACCGGGATCTGACGGTCAAAACGACCAGGACGCAACAGCGCCGGGTCCAAGACGTCTGGACGGTTGGTTGCCGCGATCAGGATGACGTTGGTGTTGGCGTCGAAGCCGTCCATCTCCACGAGGAGCTGGTTCAAAGTCTGTTCGCGCTCGTCGTTACCGCCGCCCACGCCGGCGCCACGATGGCGGCCCACGGCGTCGATTTCGTCCACGAAGATGATGGCTGGGGAGTTGTTCTTGGCCTGCTCGAAGAGGTCGCGCACACGAGATGCACCCACACCGACGAACATTTCCACGAAGTCAGAACCCGAGATCGAGTAGAAAGGCACGCCAGCTTCACCGGCAACAGCCTTCGCCAGCAGGGTCTTACCGGTTCCCGGAGGACCGTAGAGCAAAACACCCTTAGGAATCTTGGCGCCCACTGCCTGGAACTTCGCTGGCTCTTGGAGGAATTCCTTGATTTCGTGGAGTTCTTCCACGGCCTCGTCGGCACCTGCAACGTCGTTGAAGGTCACCTGTGGCATGTCTTTGGTGATGAGCTTGGCGCGGGACTTGCCGAACTGCATGACCTTGCTGCCGCCGCCTTGAGCGCGGGACATCAGGAACCAGAAGAGCAGCGCGATGATCAAAAACGGGACGATGAATCCCAGCATGGACAGCAGCCAGTTGCTCTCAACGGGCTGATCCGTGTAACCGTTCAATTCAGCCGAATTGATGGCATCCACTACCTCGGGCGCGCGCGCCGTCGAGTAGTAGAAGGTCACGTTCTTGCCCTTGTCGGCACCGTCAAGCGTCAAGCTTTCCTTGAGCTGGAGGTCTACTCGTTGATCAGCGTCAAAGATCTTGGCCTCTTCAACCTTCTTGTCCTGCAAAAGCTCCATGCCGACGCTCGTGTCGACGCGTCCGGAGCTTGTGGAAGTCAGTGAAGGCAGGAAGATAAGCAGCGCGACAGCGCCGATCAACACCCAAAACGGCCAACTATTGAAGATCTTCTTGTTCATTCGCTGGGGAGATATCTCCCCGTCCCTTCTGGTCGAAAAGTACGACGCCATTCGTCAATCCCGCTCACAAGCTACTAAAAACTACGCGCGCGAGACGTACGTGAAGTACAAAGTTTAGTTTCAAGCATTACACCTCACGAACCTTTCACGCTCCACGGGCCCAAAAAGTTCCCTCTCGGCGTAGCGCATGACGATTCCCTCAGTTGCGTAGTCTGTAAGACGAACCCACGAAAGGTTTCCGTTGAGCCCCACCTCCACGTCCACCGCAGCGTCCACCTCTTCTCGCGGTCTTGCCATTTTCACCGGCCTAGTTCTGGGCCAAATCGGAACCACGATAGCCCTCTTACCCCACCTTCTCAGCGGCGGACTCATGCTGCTACAGAACTTGTGGATCCGCGAAACCCTGCCCGAGGACATGCCCTTTTCGATGCTTCCTCTCAGCCAGTACGCGCTGCTGGAATTGGTGGGCATTCTCGCGGTTGCGGCGACGATCACCGGTTGCCTTCCGTACTTTGTGATGCCAGCACGACGACGCAGCGTCACCTTGGGTGCCTCGCTCGGCGTTGCGTTGGGCTTACTGATTTCGATCGGCCAATCCTTCTGGGAGATGGCCAAAGGACTGGGCATTGGCGCCGGTGCTTCGTCGACTGCCCAGTTGTATTTTTGGGGTCTACTCGCTGGCTTCGTGCTCTTTGCAGCTCTTGCTGCGCTGGTGACCATGGTCTTCGCTTCCGGCACGCCCACGTGGAGTGCCCTGATGTGGGCCCTCGTCGCCGTACCCGTGACCTCGTGGATCCTTTCATGGACCTCCCCCAGCGGACCCTTTTCGGGCCCATTCTTGATGCCACTGATTGAGTCGTTCACCGGTCCCCTCCCTGACCCTTTCTCCGGCGACTCAACGTTCCTCAATTACGTCTACCGCTTCTTGCCCGCGATCATCGTGGGATTGGCGCTGGCTTGGTACGGCTGGAAGCCGCTTGGTCGACTAGCAATCTGGGTCGTTGACCTTGCCCTACTTTTCTTCATCCCTGTGCTCGCCACAGCCACACAGAGCGCGGCAGGCATGCGTGTTCTGAATGGCAACGTGAGGGACATGTTGGATTACGGCTCTGAGGTCTTCCGCGCGCAGATGCGTCTGGATAACCCCCAGCTGTGGGTTGTGGGTACTGCCCTCCTCATTGCCGTAGTGGTGGGAATCGTGAGGCGATCCCGCACTCGATCACTGTGAAGTTTTCAAACAGCTGCGAAATGTTCAAGGAACAGTCGCCCGGGTACCCCGAATAGCCGTGCGGACTCGGGCGTTGGGCCAGAGTAAGCGCGGACGAACAGGACGATTTCGGATGTGGATCTAGACAGAAAGCGCTAGCTGTTGCGCCTTCTCCGGATGGAAGTAGGCGTTTCGCATGAGGGGTCGTTGGGCATCCTCCTGCACGGGCGGTTTCCAGAAAGGAACGCCATTGCGCATGACAATCGCCCACGCCGTCTCATGAACCAGATGGTGGTGGTGCGAACACACCATCGCCGCGTTTTCTAAAGTGGTGACGCCGCCTTTCGAGTACTCGAGCACGTGATGGGCTTCGCACCGATCCACCCCCGTGGTGCATCCGGGGAACGTGCATCCGCGGTCCCTCGCGTAGAGCAACTTGCGCTGCTCGGCGCTAAAGAGTCGCCTTCGGTTGCCTGCGTCCACCACTTGAGAATCTCCACCCAACACCACTGGCAAGAGTTCAGCGTTGCAGGCTAGTTGCCGGATGATACGAGGGTTGATGGGGCCGGAGTGAACAGCGTCCGAGCGGAACTCGACATCCGAGGCTAGGAGATCCCGCTCGAGGCTCTTCTGATCAATGTTGACGATTACTTGCGGGTGGTAGCCGCCGTGCAAAGACACATTTCCGCCTTTCAACCCGGCCGAGAGTGCGTGGAGAACGCCGTCCAGGCGCTTCTGGGCAAGGGATCGTCCGTCCTTTGGCGCTTCGAGCGGTTTTCCGTTCTCGTCGAGGGCGACGGTTTCCGAGACCTCGCCTCCCTCCGCTCCGGCTCGAGATCCTGGTCCGGAGTCCAGTCCCGCACCCGAGCCCAGTTGCGTTCCCAGCCCAGAACCCGCATCCTCAGACACCTGGTTCCGCGACCGCGGGCTCACTTCAGGCGCCATGACGGTCAGGAGGGTCTCATGCTGAAGATCGTCCGCTAGCAAGCTCCACCGATGAAGTCCCATGAACCGCCCCAAATAGAACGCTCCCTGAATCTCCTGTTTGACCTGCTGCGTTGGCAGAACACCCATGGAGTTGATGCGGTTCTCCCAGTCCTTGACGCGCCGATCTACGGCTTTGGGGATGGAACTCGTCGCCGCTTTAAGCAGGTCAGCTTCCATGCGGTCGGAAAGCAGATCCGCTTCTTCCGCGCTGCCGGTGACTTGCTCAATAGGCTCCCGAAGTCGATCCACGGCACCGATCATCTTTGCCGCCAAACTCACGGGCAACGCAGCGTCCTCAAACGCCCTACCAATCAACGGATGCGCGGTTTCCACATCCCCTTCTGGCGACTCCACGGGAGTAATAGCATGGGCAATGTCCAGGCGCTTCTGCACTTCCCCGGGATTCACGTGGAGAACTTGCGAGAGCCGCTCTTTGGCGGATCGAAATTTGGAGCGCTCCGAACTCAGTTGCACGTCCGAATTTAAGTCCTGAATTGCCTGCTCCATGCGGGCCGCGAAGTTGACTTGCAGACGGCCCACCTGATGACTCAGGCGCTCAAACGCGAGCCCAACGTCATCCAGTTCAGAGGCAGACCCCGGGACAACTGTGGCTACTTCCGCGAGGAAAGCGAGATGGCTTTGCAAGAGCAGCGCGTGCTCACGAAGCGCAGTGACCGAATACTCGGTGGCATCGAAGGTGGATGGTGAATCAAGTTGAGTTGGTTTGACCCCGACTTCCATACCACCTATTCTAGAACACATCTACGACAATTAGAACAGAAATTCTAAATTGGGGATAACTCCACAACCGCCCTGCCGAAACGGGACTGCGAAACCCAAGCTGCGTCGTCGTACTGAAGGGAAGTTAGAAGCTGAACGGAAGTTAAAAGAAGAAAGCCCCGGACGAACCGGGGCCAACTTACTGAGGTTTATTCGTAGACGTGGCGCGCGAGCGTGCCCACGAAATCAAGGTTGCGGTACTTCTCAGCGAAGTCCAGGCCGTAGCCCACCACGAACTCGTTCGGGATCTCTTCACCCACATACTTCACGTCGATCTCAACCTTGGCAGCGTCAGGCTTGCGCAACAAGGTGCAGATTTCCACAGAAGCCGGGCCGCGCGAGCGCAGGTTGGACTGCAACCAGGACAATGTCAGGCCGGAATCGATGATGTCCTCGACGATCAGCACGTGCTTGCCCAACAAATCCGTGTCCAAGTCCTTCAGAATGCGGACAACGCCGGAGGACTGCGTGCCGGAGCCGTAGCTCGAAACGGCCATCCAGTCCATGGTCACGTGCGAGTGCAGTGCGCGCGCGAGGTCGGCCATGACCATAACGGCGCCCTTCAAAACACCCACAAGCAGAATGTCGCGGCCCTCGTAATCGGCGTCAATACGCGCCGCAAGGTCCTTGATGCGCTCCTGAATATCTTCTTTGCTGAGTAGAACGTTTTCGATATCGCTGGCTACATCTTTGGTATCCACGCCGTGCTCCTGTTCCGGTGCAATTGCGCTTGCGCGCGAGTGAGTCTTGCTGCGTTTAACATTGCCATACTAGTGAGCAGTCTTGGGCCTCGCGGACCGAAATACTAGCCCCCGGGGCATCTCAGTGGTACGAATAACGTCCACGTGGCCTTCCAATTGCACGGGACCGGTGGACGGCCCCAGCCGCAGCAGCCCCAAAACGGCGCGGGTCCGCTCGAAATCCGGGGCTTTTCCGCCCACCATGATCGCGGCTTGCCGAATAACTCGGCTTGTCAGCGCGCGCGGCAGTTGCGTGAGGCGATTCACGTCCAGTTTCACTTCCGAGGACGACGGCGGAGCCATCATCGCGTCCCTCAACACTTCGTCGGCGAGCTCATC
It includes:
- the hpt gene encoding hypoxanthine phosphoribosyltransferase, yielding MDTKDVASDIENVLLSKEDIQERIKDLAARIDADYEGRDILLVGVLKGAVMVMADLARALHSHVTMDWMAVSSYGSGTQSSGVVRILKDLDTDLLGKHVLIVEDIIDSGLTLSWLQSNLRSRGPASVEICTLLRKPDAAKVEIDVKYVGEEIPNEFVVGYGLDFAEKYRNLDFVGTLARHVYE
- a CDS encoding HNH endonuclease signature motif containing protein; this translates as MEVGVKPTQLDSPSTFDATEYSVTALREHALLLQSHLAFLAEVATVVPGSASELDDVGLAFERLSHQVGRLQVNFAARMEQAIQDLNSDVQLSSERSKFRSAKERLSQVLHVNPGEVQKRLDIAHAITPVESPEGDVETAHPLIGRAFEDAALPVSLAAKMIGAVDRLREPIEQVTGSAEEADLLSDRMEADLLKAATSSIPKAVDRRVKDWENRINSMGVLPTQQVKQEIQGAFYLGRFMGLHRWSLLADDLQHETLLTVMAPEVSPRSRNQVSEDAGSGLGTQLGSGAGLDSGPGSRAGAEGGEVSETVALDENGKPLEAPKDGRSLAQKRLDGVLHALSAGLKGGNVSLHGGYHPQVIVNIDQKSLERDLLASDVEFRSDAVHSGPINPRIIRQLACNAELLPVVLGGDSQVVDAGNRRRLFSAEQRKLLYARDRGCTFPGCTTGVDRCEAHHVLEYSKGGVTTLENAAMVCSHHHHLVHETAWAIVMRNGVPFWKPPVQEDAQRPLMRNAYFHPEKAQQLALSV
- the ftsH gene encoding ATP-dependent zinc metalloprotease FtsH, translating into MNKKIFNSWPFWVLIGAVALLIFLPSLTSTSSGRVDTSVGMELLQDKKVEEAKIFDADQRVDLQLKESLTLDGADKGKNVTFYYSTARAPEVVDAINSAELNGYTDQPVESNWLLSMLGFIVPFLIIALLFWFLMSRAQGGGSKVMQFGKSRAKLITKDMPQVTFNDVAGADEAVEELHEIKEFLQEPAKFQAVGAKIPKGVLLYGPPGTGKTLLAKAVAGEAGVPFYSISGSDFVEMFVGVGASRVRDLFEQAKNNSPAIIFVDEIDAVGRHRGAGVGGGNDEREQTLNQLLVEMDGFDANTNVILIAATNRPDVLDPALLRPGRFDRQIPVEAPDLAGREKILRVHAQGKPMANNVDLKAVAKNTPGYTGADLANVLNEAALLTARSNAQLIDDRALDEAIDRVMAGPQKRSRLMKEHERKVTAYHEGGHALVAAAQRHSAPVTKVTILPRGRALGYTMVVPSEDKYSITRNELLDQLAYAMGGRVAEEIIFHDPSTGASNDIEKATGTARKMVTQYGMSDRIGSVKLGNGNAEPFMGRDMSGDRDYSERVAAIVDEEVRGLIDTAHDEAYWILTENRHVLDRLALALLERETLNQRELEEVFHDIVKAPAREVWLSKDSRPVHTEPPVQSPKEHAEIEARENAERNGNANGNGQGTSPSDSDQNAPEEQEGHEDVMIDPSSAPKLPGSRPGDGAGFPGAEGTPGPGIGGPGAGGSGSGEHGTTGGPMTSDNPESK